In the Magnetospira sp. QH-2 genome, one interval contains:
- a CDS encoding FkbM family methyltransferase → MLPDDSLYRLKTCRNGTFLYNPNDRYIGRSLDLFGEFSQGEANLFAEILKPGDVALDIGANIGCHTVVMAKAVAPGGFVIGFEPQRLVHQLLCSNVALNGLINVVCRQNAVGREAGKITVPVLDPSKMANFGGLDLRRDWPGEPVDVLVVDNVALPQCRLIKIDVEGMETEVIEGARQTIERLRPILYVENDRQDNAEALVRLIHAMDYRLYWHCPPLFNPDNFDCNQENPFGNIVSKNLFCVPKEAKTEIKGAREIVVV, encoded by the coding sequence ATGCTGCCCGACGACAGCCTTTATCGCCTGAAGACCTGTCGCAACGGCACTTTCCTATATAATCCTAATGACCGGTATATTGGCCGCTCTCTGGATTTGTTCGGCGAGTTTTCGCAAGGGGAGGCGAATCTATTTGCAGAAATCCTCAAGCCCGGCGACGTGGCCTTGGATATCGGGGCCAACATCGGCTGTCATACGGTGGTCATGGCCAAGGCAGTGGCGCCGGGTGGCTTTGTCATTGGCTTCGAGCCGCAGAGGTTGGTGCATCAACTTCTATGCTCTAACGTCGCACTCAACGGCCTGATCAATGTGGTCTGCCGACAGAACGCGGTGGGCAGGGAGGCGGGCAAGATCACTGTGCCGGTGCTCGATCCCAGCAAGATGGCCAACTTCGGTGGCCTGGATCTGCGCCGGGACTGGCCGGGCGAACCGGTGGATGTTCTGGTTGTCGATAACGTGGCTCTGCCCCAATGCAGGCTGATCAAGATCGACGTGGAAGGCATGGAGACCGAGGTCATTGAAGGCGCCCGCCAGACCATCGAACGTTTGCGCCCCATCCTCTATGTGGAAAACGACCGCCAGGATAACGCCGAGGCCCTGGTCCGCCTGATCCATGCCATGGATTATCGCCTCTACTGGCACTGCCCCCCGCTGTTCAACCCCGATAATTTCGATTGCAACCAAGAAAATCCGTTCGGCAATATCGTGTCGAAGAACCTGTTTTGCGTGCCGAAGGAGGCCAAGACGGAGATCAAGGGGGCGCGGGAGATCGTGGTGGTGTGA